The segment TACATCTCCGGTGCGCTGGACAGCGACAGCGAGACCGAATTCACGACCCGTACGCTGGAGGCGATCATCGAGGCTTTCGAGCTTGAGGTGGCCGTTTTCCTCCGGCACATGCCGGACAGCGGCACTCTCGCCGTGGTCGACCAGTTCGGTTTCGAGGATGTGCCCGAGAATCTGCCGCACGATGCGAGCTGGTTTGCTTCGGACGAAAGCCGGATCGTCGCCGCGGACGACCCCGCGCTCGAAGCATGGTCGGACCTCGGCTTCAGCGAGGCGATCCTGTGTCCCTACCACGACAAGAACGGCGCGTTCGCAGGCGCCATCGCGGCGGGGGTGACGGCGGCGGGCGCGGACTTTTTCGAGCCGTTGAGCGGGACTCAACTGCCGGCCTTCACGGTGATGGTGCAGCAGGCCGGCGCGCTGTTCATCAACCGGCAGCTGAACGCCGAAATCCTCGAGCACAACCGGGCGCTCGCCAGCCTGACCGATTCATATAGCCGCTTCGTGCCCTTCCAGTTTCTGGAACTTCTGGGTCGGTCGACGATCCAGGAAATTGATACCGGCGACAGCACGGCGCTGGATATGAGCGTTCTGTTCGTCGATATCCGCGGCTTCACCGCTCTTTCCGAGCGTCTCGGACCGGCGGATATTTTCGCTTCCTTGAACGCATTCCTCGAAGTCGTCGAGCCGCTGGTGACGGGCGCGGGCGGCTTCATCAACCAGTATCTCGGCGATGCGGTCATGGCGCTGTTTCCCGAGGACGCCGACGCCGCGCTCGCCTGCGCGACAGCGATTACCGACGCCGCCGGACCATTCAATGCGGATCGCGTCGCGGCCGGGGAAATGCCGATCAACTTCGGGCTCGGGATCAACAGCGGCCCGCTGATGCTGGGTGCGCTGGGCGGCGGCAAACGGCTCGATTCCAACGTCATCGGCGACACCGCAAATCTGGCCTCGCGCACGGAGGGCCTGACCCGGCAGTACGGGGTCGAGGCCTTGTGCACCGAGCACACGCTGGTGCGGCTGCAGCAGCCCGACGCGGTCGACCTGCGCGAACTCGACCGGGTGGTTGTGAAAGGCCGCGCGGCCCCGGTTTCCATCTACGAGCTACTGGCCTGCGATACGGACGCGAGCGCTGCCCAAAAGCGCGCGACCCGCGAGGCATTTGCGGCCGCGCTCACGCTCTACCGGGACGGGGATTTCGCCGCAGCACGCGACGGCTTCGCGGCCTGCACGGAACAGGCGCCCGACGACAATGTCGCCGCGCTCTATATCGCGCGCTGCCAGGGCCTGATCGACACACCACCGGACGGCGATTGGCAGGGCGTGTGGGTGCTCGACAGCAAGTAGACGCAGCAGGCGGCTAGAAAATCTCCGGCTCGGGGATCATCTCCCCCGCATGCAGGAAGTCGAAGTCGCAGCCCCGGTTGGCCTGGGTCACATGCTCGGCATACATCGATACGTAGCCGCGCTCGGGAATCTTTTTCCGGGGTGTCCAGTCGGCCCGGCGTCGGGCGAGTTCTTCCGGGTCCACATCCAGATCGATTTTTCGGCCTTCCACATCGAGCGTGATCATGTCCCCGTCGTGCACCAGCGCCAGCGGCCCGCCGACATGGGCCTCGGGCGCGACATGCAGCACGCACGTCCCGTAGCTGGTGCCCGACATGCGGGCATCGGAGATGCGCACCATGTCGCGCACGCCGGCTTCCAGCAGTTTCTTCGGAATCGGCAACTGGCCCCATTCGGGCATCCCCGGCGCACCCACGGGCCCGGCGTTCTGGAGCACCAGCACCGAATCCGCCGTGACCGGCAAATCCGGATCGTCGATCCGGGCGTCGAGGTCCGCCCTGTCTGCGAACACCACGGCAGGGCCGGTGTGTTTGAGCAATGACGGGTCGGCGGCGGATTGCTTGATCACGGCACCGTCGGGCGCGAGCGAGCCGGACAGCACCACCGTGCCACCATCCGCACTCAGCGCGTTGTCACGGCGGCGGATGACGTCGTCATTGTGGAGCGGCGCGTCTTTGTAGGACTCGCCCAGAGGCCGGCCGGAGACCGTCGCCGCGCTGCCGTCGAGCAGATCGCCCAATTCGCGCATCAGCGCGTGCAGCCCGCCCGCATAGTAGAAATCCTCCATCAGGAATTCGCCCGAAGGGCGGATGTTCGCGAGCCAGGGCGTGCGTTTGGATATCTCGTCGAAACGCGACAGCGGGATATCGATGTGCGCCCGCCCCGCCATGGCGACCAAATGGATGATCGCGTTGGTCGACCCGCCGATTGCCATGTCCACTGTGATCGCGTTGTCGAAGGAGGCCGCAGTCAGGATGTTCTCCGGCCTCAAGTCCTCCCAGACCATCTCGACGATACGCCGCCCGCTGGCGGCCGCCATGACCCCATGGTTGGAATCCGGCGCGGGGATCGACGACGCGCCCGGCAGGGTCAGGCCAAGAGCTTCGGTGAGCGACATCATGGTCGCGGCCGTACCCATGGTCATGCAGGTGCCCGACGAGCGCGACGCGCCGGCCAGCACCTCATCCACCACCGAGGCATCCACGTTGCCGGCGCGATATTCGGCGTAATACTTCCAGTGATCCGTGCCGCTGCCCAGCGTCTCGCCGTTCCAGAAGCCGCGCAGCATCGTGCCCGCGGGCATGTAGATCAGCGGCAGGCCCGCCGAGACCGCCCCCATGATCAGCGCCGGTGTTGTCTTGTCGCAGCCGCCCATAAGCACCACGCCATCGACGGGGTAGGAGCGGATCAGCTCCTCGCACTCCATCGCCAGCAGGTTGCGATAGAGCATGGTCGTCGGTTTCATCAGGATCTCGCCGAGCGTAATCGCTGGCATCTCGACCGGGAAACCGCCCGCCTGTAGCACCCCGCGTTTGATCTGTTCGGCGCGCTCGGGGAAATGGCCGTGGCAGGTGTTCAGATCGGACCAGGTGTTGACGATGCCGATGACCGGCTTGCCGTCGAAATCATCCGGGCTGAAACCGAGTTGGCGCAGGCGCCCGCGATGGCTGAAGGCGCGCATGGTCTCCCCGTCGAGCCAGCGACGGCTGCGGAGTTGGTCGGGGGATATTCTGGACTGTGTCATGGCGAGATCCCTTTGCATGACCGCGTTGGATTGCCGGGTTGCCCGACCGCAGCCCGCGACCGCGCGGCCCAGCCCGGTGCGGCAGCGCCTTTTGAGTAGCAAATGCGGAATCACGAGTCCCGGCGAAAAAGCGCAATCCGAAATGCGGCCTAGCCGGCCATCCAGAGCTGCGCCTCGGCCTCCCGGCGGCGCACCAGCCCGGCAAGTTTGCGTCCGCGCGCAAACACCCAGCGGCGAAACTGCGCCGGCGCATCCGCATATTCGCCCCTGTTGATGACCTTGCGCAGGGTCGACGCCATGAGATTTCCCGACCCGCAATTGAAGGCAAAATCGATCAGCGCGGCCTCCTGCTCGACGGAGAGCGGCACGTCGATCAGTCGATCGACCGACGCCGCGGCCCGCAACATGTCCTTCATCAGCAATTCCAGCGCCGCGTCGCGATCGGGCAACGCCGCCCATTGCGTCAGGTCCGCGCCGGGTTCGCGTGAGAGCAGATGCCCATATCCGATGGTCGGATATCCGACGGGATCATGATACGGCTCGAGGATCAGGCCCTCGAAATCCTCCGCCAGCAACGCCGCTTCTTCAAGCGCGGGGTTGATGCGGGCATCGCCGAAGATGTCAGGCTGCGGGTCGCTCATACGTTATTGTTCGCGCGCCGCCGCACACGGTCACCGAACCAGAAACCGAGGATGACGAACAGCACATCCTGATCAAACTGTGTATAGAAGCCATTCGTGGTGAAGACCTCGAGCGCGCGCGCCGTCACGGAATCCGCGCTGTCCGTGGTCCCGAAAATCAGGCTGAACTGACCGGCCTTGTGCAGTCCGTACAGGCCGAACACCCAGTAGGACACGGTCGGGCGCACCGCCGAAATCAGCCAGTCCAGAACGGCGAACAGCATGAAGGCCAGGTTGAACGACCAGCGCCAGACATGATCCTGATTGGCCGCCGCTT is part of the Alphaproteobacteria bacterium genome and harbors:
- a CDS encoding adenylate/guanylate cyclase domain-containing protein — its product is MTDSDKKPSYDELVAKCARLETESGRRLVVQNDLIRAKDQVDEELARFQTFQRYIAAGLKTETEDEFHNLTLETLIEAFEVEVALFLRIDAAGERLDVLGQFGFEDVPESLPFDPDWFTGPGSRVAEIGDEMLAGWGELPLKQAIACPFHDENQSVAGIIVAGVTHDGSGYYTEPTEALASAFTVMVGQAATMLNIRSLNGELFQQNTRLEKEVGQHIVTQQGLIVAKRQVDEELTRFQAIQRYISGALDSDSETEFTTRTLEAIIEAFELEVAVFLRHMPDSGTLAVVDQFGFEDVPENLPHDASWFASDESRIVAADDPALEAWSDLGFSEAILCPYHDKNGAFAGAIAAGVTAAGADFFEPLSGTQLPAFTVMVQQAGALFINRQLNAEILEHNRALASLTDSYSRFVPFQFLELLGRSTIQEIDTGDSTALDMSVLFVDIRGFTALSERLGPADIFASLNAFLEVVEPLVTGAGGFINQYLGDAVMALFPEDADAALACATAITDAAGPFNADRVAAGEMPINFGLGINSGPLMLGALGGGKRLDSNVIGDTANLASRTEGLTRQYGVEALCTEHTLVRLQQPDAVDLRELDRVVVKGRAAPVSIYELLACDTDASAAQKRATREAFAAALTLYRDGDFAAARDGFAACTEQAPDDNVAALYIARCQGLIDTPPDGDWQGVWVLDSK
- the araD gene encoding L-arabinonate dehydratase encodes the protein MTQSRISPDQLRSRRWLDGETMRAFSHRGRLRQLGFSPDDFDGKPVIGIVNTWSDLNTCHGHFPERAEQIKRGVLQAGGFPVEMPAITLGEILMKPTTMLYRNLLAMECEELIRSYPVDGVVLMGGCDKTTPALIMGAVSAGLPLIYMPAGTMLRGFWNGETLGSGTDHWKYYAEYRAGNVDASVVDEVLAGASRSSGTCMTMGTAATMMSLTEALGLTLPGASSIPAPDSNHGVMAAASGRRIVEMVWEDLRPENILTAASFDNAITVDMAIGGSTNAIIHLVAMAGRAHIDIPLSRFDEISKRTPWLANIRPSGEFLMEDFYYAGGLHALMRELGDLLDGSAATVSGRPLGESYKDAPLHNDDVIRRRDNALSADGGTVVLSGSLAPDGAVIKQSAADPSLLKHTGPAVVFADRADLDARIDDPDLPVTADSVLVLQNAGPVGAPGMPEWGQLPIPKKLLEAGVRDMVRISDARMSGTSYGTCVLHVAPEAHVGGPLALVHDGDMITLDVEGRKIDLDVDPEELARRRADWTPRKKIPERGYVSMYAEHVTQANRGCDFDFLHAGEMIPEPEIF
- a CDS encoding lysozyme; the protein is MSDPQPDIFGDARINPALEEAALLAEDFEGLILEPYHDPVGYPTIGYGHLLSREPGADLTQWAALPDRDAALELLMKDMLRAAASVDRLIDVPLSVEQEAALIDFAFNCGSGNLMASTLRKVINRGEYADAPAQFRRWVFARGRKLAGLVRRREAEAQLWMAG